In the genome of Lacerta agilis isolate rLacAgi1 chromosome 2, rLacAgi1.pri, whole genome shotgun sequence, one region contains:
- the HMCES gene encoding LOW QUALITY PROTEIN: abasic site processing protein HMCES (The sequence of the model RefSeq protein was modified relative to this genomic sequence to represent the inferred CDS: inserted 3 bases in 2 codons; substituted 1 base at 1 genomic stop codon), which yields MCGRTAVVLGADRIRRACEYRDNQGKRRCPEWKNADKYSPSYNKSPQSNSPVLLSRQHFEKDANSSERVLVAMRWGXVPAWFKEADPSKMQYNTANCREXYHDGELSYKGPLVKANAAXVLADGYYEWQQRNGQKQPYFIYFPHTKDEKLRKPDVEGEDEDSKDRKLLTMAGIFDCWEPLDGGETLYSYTIITVNASKDLSSIHHRMPAVLDGDEAIRKWLDFAEVPTQEAVKLIQPTENLAFHPVSTIVNNSRNNTPECIVPIELEFKKDTKVSASSKIMMNWLKNKSPKKEDDDDGLPRWSSQFIQTTPPKKTSSSLIHQWLKKEDGEPSAKHPKIQ from the exons ATGTGTGGGCGAACAGCTGTTGTACTGGGAGCAGATCGTATCCGCCGTGCCTGTGAATACCGTGATAATCAAGGAAAGAGAAGGTGTCCAGAATGGAAAAATGCTGACAAATATAGTCCATCCTACAATAAGAGCCCACAGTCTAATAGCCCTGTGCTTCTCTCCCGACAACACTTTGAAAAG GATGCCAACTCTTCTGAACGTGTCCTTGTAGCTATGCGTTGGG TGGTTCCAGCGTGGTTTAAGGAAGCTGACCCATCTAAAATGCAGTATAACACTGCAAATTGTCGGGAGTGATACCATGATGGAGAACTTTCCTACAAG ggGCCTCTGGTAAAGGCAAACGCTGC TGTGCTGGCTGATGGCTACTACGAATGGCAACAACGAAATGGGCAGAAGCAACCCTATTTCATTTACTTCCCCCATACCAAGGATGAAAAG CTCCGCAAACCAGATGTGGAAGGTGAGGATGAAGATTCAAAGGACAGGAAGTTACTCACCATGGCTGGTATTTTTGATTGTTGGGAGCCCCTTGATGGAGGAGAAACATTGTACAGCTATACCATCATCACTGTAAATGCTTCAAAAGATCTAAGCTCCATCCATCACAG AATGCCAGCTGTCTTGGATGGGGATGAGGCGATCAGAAAATGGCTGGATTTTGCAGAAGTACCCACACAAGAAGCTGTTAAGCTTATCCAACCCACAGAAAACCTTGCTTTCCACCCAGTCTCAACCATAGTGAACAATTCCAGAAATAATACACCAGAATGCATTGTACCCATTGAACTGGAGTTCAAGAAG GATACCAAAGTTAGTGCAAGCAGCAAAATAATGATGAActggttaaaaaacaaatctcccaagaaagaagatgatgatgacggCTTACCAAGATGGTCCAGCCAGTTTATCCAAACCACACCACCTAAAAAGACCAGTTCAAGCTTAATACACCAGTGGCTCAAGAAGGAAGATGGAGAACCTTCTGCAAAGCATCCCAAAATTCAGTGA
- the LOC117041813 gene encoding histone H2A type 2-B-like translates to MSGRGKSGGKARAKAKSRSSRAGLQFPVGRVHRLLRKGNYAERVGAGAPVYLAAVLEYLSAEILELAGNAARDNKKTRIIPRHLQLAIRNDEELNKLLGGVTIAQGGVLPNIQAVLLPKKTQSSKK, encoded by the coding sequence ATGTCCGGCCGAGGGAAGTCCGGCGGCAAAGCGCGCGCCAAAGCTAAGTCCCGCTCGTCCCGCGCCGGCCTGCAGTTCCCGGTGGGCCGCGTGCACCGGCTGCTGCGGAAAGGCAACTACGCCGAGCGGGTGGGTGCCGGGGCGCCCGTGTACCTGGCGGCCGTGCTGGAGTACCTGTCGGCCGAGATCCTGGAGCTGGCCGGCAACGCGGCGCGGGACAACAAGAAGACCCGCATCATCCCGCGGCACCTGCAGCTGGCCATCCGCAACGACGAGGAGCTCAACAAGCTGCTGGGCGGGGTGACCATCGCCCAGGGCGGGGTCCTGCCCAACATCCAGGCCGTGCTGTTGCCCAAGAAGACCCAGAGCTCCAAGAAATGA